The Hypanus sabinus isolate sHypSab1 chromosome 31, sHypSab1.hap1, whole genome shotgun sequence genome window below encodes:
- the LOC132383692 gene encoding histone H2B-like, with the protein MTDREQKLTIAIGNPLHPVAHWHTALDAASFNRIPGQWCVFLGLNRSDEIPETLKSSPKKGPKKALPKPTGKAGKKHKRPRKESFSIYIYKVMKHVHPDTGISSKAMSIMTSFIIDIFDRIGGEASRLAHYNKRSTITSRKIQTAVRLLLLRELAKHAVSKGKKAVTKNNSKSKAPQ; encoded by the exons ATGACCGACCGCGAACAGAAGCTGACCATCG CCATTGGGAATCCTCTGCATCCTGTCGCTCATTGGCATACTGCTTTGGACGCTGCCTCTTTCAATCGTATTCCGGGCCAGTGGTGCGTATTTCTGGGTCTGAATCGGTCAGACGAAATCCCTGAGACACTGAAATCCTCTCCGAAGAAGGGCCCCAAGAAAGCTTTGCCCAAACCAACGGGTAAGGCAGGTAAGAAACACAAGAGGCCGAGGAAGGAGAGTTTCTCCATCTACATCTACAAAGTAATGAAGCATGTTCACCCCGATACTggcatctcctccaaggccatgagCATCATGACCTCGTTCATCATCGACATCTTCGATCGAATCGGGGGCGAGGCTTCCCGCTTGGCCCACTACAACAAGCGGTCAACCATCACTTCCCGGAAGATCCAGACCGCTGTGCGCCTGCTGCTGCTCAGGGAGCTGGCCAAGCACGCCGTGTCCAAAGGGAAAAAGGCGGTGACCAAGAACAACAGCAAAAGTAAAGCTCCCCAATGA